A genomic stretch from Nitrospinota bacterium includes:
- a CDS encoding ferritin-like domain-containing protein, producing MEYGSEEHKELFCRFFIDTHKPFTPEELPWPDLREETVQKLANFPIWDYAVHTERQVFNKLRAYSEEITDPLLKKAMSLQGYEEGRHADLLKYFLKHYNIPLEEKPDNPLPDNLEMCFLRTGAGECIDSFFAFGFLEISKSTEDYPIELIEVMEPIVQEEARHILFIANWILYQRFQRPALLQPLHALQTLWSFWDAGWSRLMDLKNLGGSSFTIQAREYENSSLSPKAFIQLCLRENKRRLSEYDPRLARPKLIPRIMSGASFLL from the coding sequence ATGGAATACGGATCAGAAGAGCATAAAGAACTGTTTTGCCGGTTTTTTATCGACACGCACAAACCGTTCACGCCTGAAGAACTGCCGTGGCCGGATTTGCGTGAGGAAACCGTCCAAAAACTTGCCAATTTTCCTATTTGGGATTATGCCGTGCATACCGAGCGGCAGGTGTTCAACAAGCTGAGAGCCTATTCCGAGGAAATAACCGACCCGCTGCTCAAGAAAGCCATGTCTCTGCAGGGCTATGAGGAAGGCAGGCACGCCGACCTGCTCAAATATTTCCTCAAACACTACAACATTCCTCTGGAAGAAAAACCCGACAACCCCCTGCCGGACAATCTTGAGATGTGTTTTTTGAGGACCGGAGCCGGGGAATGCATCGACTCTTTTTTTGCCTTCGGTTTCCTGGAAATTTCCAAATCAACGGAAGATTACCCCATCGAGCTGATCGAAGTGATGGAACCCATCGTTCAGGAAGAAGCGCGGCACATTCTGTTCATCGCCAACTGGATTCTTTACCAGCGTTTCCAAAGACCCGCTTTGCTCCAGCCCCTGCATGCGCTACAAACCCTTTGGTCCTTCTGGGACGCGGGCTGGTCGCGACTCATGGATTTAAAAAATCTCGGCGGTTCCTCCTTCACCATCCAGGCACGGGAGTACGAAAACTCCTCCCTGTCACCCAAAGCATTCATACAACTGTGCCTCAGGGAAAACAAACGCCGACTGAGCGAATACGACCCCAGACTCGCCCGCCCCAAGTTGATCCCCCGGATCATGAGCGGTGCCAGTTTCCTGCTTTAA
- a CDS encoding peptidylprolyl isomerase: MRSLQISHIVLTSKDVAEVLLEHLKTYDNYEHMMKVFAKSAKKYSACGSRNQGGDLGFLEVHTAAPELYQAAMKAPVKELQGLVQTKFGHHIFVITFEEEMGDTGIDGLTAPSLGAGDGTL; encoded by the coding sequence ATGCGATCACTCCAAATCAGCCATATTGTACTGACCAGCAAAGACGTTGCGGAGGTTCTCCTCGAACACCTGAAAACCTATGACAACTATGAACATATGATGAAGGTGTTTGCCAAATCGGCCAAGAAATACAGCGCCTGCGGGTCCCGCAATCAGGGGGGCGACCTGGGGTTTCTGGAAGTGCACACCGCAGCACCCGAACTGTATCAAGCCGCCATGAAAGCGCCGGTCAAGGAACTTCAGGGTCTGGTCCAAACCAAGTTCGGCCACCATATTTTCGTCATCACCTTTGAAGAAGAAATGGGGGACACGGGAATCGACGGACTCACCGCTCCTTCTTTGGGCGCTGGCGACGGCACTTTATAA
- a CDS encoding VOC family protein, producing MQLDGIHHIALNVRDLDRAEWFYTEVLGFQVTHRFSKGLRHLMLDTGNAAIALFEAPELEVKEALDQLSDKGYMHLAFKIQRDRFPAILDELKKHNVAIDGGPVKRGDGESIYFNDPDYNHLEIHYDN from the coding sequence ATGCAGCTAGACGGGATTCATCATATCGCCCTCAATGTCAGGGATCTGGACCGCGCTGAATGGTTTTATACGGAAGTTCTGGGCTTTCAGGTCACCCATCGGTTCTCAAAGGGCTTGCGGCACTTGATGCTGGATACGGGAAACGCCGCCATCGCCCTGTTTGAAGCGCCTGAGCTGGAGGTAAAAGAGGCTCTTGACCAATTGAGCGATAAAGGCTACATGCACCTGGCCTTCAAAATTCAACGAGACCGATTTCCCGCCATTCTGGACGAACTGAAAAAACACAACGTCGCAATCGATGGCGGCCCGGTGAAACGCGGCGACGGGGAATCGATTTATTTCAACGACCCGGATTACAATCACCTCGAAATTCATTACGATAATTGA
- the mqnC gene encoding dehypoxanthine futalosine cyclase, with the protein MVEAILKKALDGERIEGREAVQLFSMNDALLLGNVASRLARKKSKNRVITYIVDRNINYTNICVTDCAFCAFYRKENDADAYVHPFATIAEKIEETMALGGRQILLQGGHNIHLRIDYFEQLFRQIKEKYDIHLHALSPPEIVHTSKISKLTIGETLKRLHAAGLDSIPGGGAEILVDRVRGKISPLKCSTDQWLEVMDKAHGLGIPTTATMMFGHVETLEDRVEHLLRLREQQDKTGGFTAFIPWPFQPGNTELSIDMGITTSVSGLDYLKTLAISRIVLDNFDNIQSSWVTQGPKVGQVALYYGANDMGSTMLEENVVRAAGTVHCLDESDIRRLITDGGFTPQKRNMRYEFV; encoded by the coding sequence ATGGTAGAAGCGATCTTAAAAAAGGCCCTCGATGGAGAACGAATCGAGGGCAGAGAAGCAGTGCAGTTGTTTTCCATGAACGATGCCCTGCTTTTGGGCAACGTAGCGTCACGCCTGGCCCGCAAGAAAAGCAAAAACCGGGTCATCACTTACATCGTCGATCGCAATATCAACTACACGAATATCTGCGTCACCGACTGCGCGTTCTGTGCTTTCTATCGCAAGGAAAATGACGCCGACGCCTACGTCCATCCCTTTGCAACCATCGCCGAAAAAATTGAAGAGACGATGGCACTGGGGGGAAGGCAGATTCTTTTGCAGGGCGGGCACAATATCCACCTGCGCATCGACTATTTCGAGCAACTGTTCCGCCAGATCAAGGAAAAATACGACATCCACCTGCACGCCCTGTCCCCACCGGAAATCGTACATACCAGTAAAATTTCCAAGTTAACTATTGGCGAAACTTTGAAGCGTTTGCACGCGGCAGGGCTGGACTCGATTCCCGGCGGCGGCGCAGAGATTCTGGTGGACCGGGTGCGCGGTAAAATCAGCCCTTTAAAATGCTCCACGGACCAGTGGCTCGAAGTAATGGACAAAGCCCACGGGTTGGGAATACCGACCACCGCCACCATGATGTTCGGCCACGTTGAGACTTTGGAAGACCGGGTGGAACATCTTCTGCGCCTTCGGGAACAGCAGGACAAAACGGGAGGGTTCACGGCCTTCATCCCCTGGCCCTTTCAGCCGGGAAACACCGAACTCAGCATTGATATGGGAATAACAACTTCCGTCAGCGGTCTGGATTATTTAAAAACCCTGGCAATCAGCCGCATCGTGCTGGACAATTTCGATAACATCCAGTCTTCGTGGGTGACGCAGGGGCCTAAGGTGGGGCAGGTGGCGCTTTATTACGGCGCCAATGACATGGGAAGCACCATGCTGGAAGAAAACGTCGTCCGCGCCGCAGGTACGGTGCATTGCCTCGACGAAAGCGATATTCGCCGACTCATCACCGATGGCGGCTTCACCCCGCAGAAACGCAACATGCGCTACGAGTTCGTCTGA
- a CDS encoding tyrosine-type recombinase/integrase — MNKLVSHPLSTTNVLLGVRSKLESGEYSAQTIKAYIGQLKIFFRHVHPQEPYVVTAVEIRDYLNQLVASDLSRSTIDQAVNALDFFCKSTLGFWLDLSGFKRPPKKKAAPALLTLDEVKKIAISAENPKHRLMIELTYTAGLRVSEVVNVKVKHLDLAKLKLFVPDSDNEGEGRTTIFSGSIRDALARQVGNKKPEGLLFPSERGGALTTRAVAKFFKSALEISGVNKPVTPHSLRHSFGAFMLKNGNHPKVVKNLLGLRRTMPVAGAV, encoded by the coding sequence ATGAACAAACTGGTTTCCCATCCCCTGTCCACCACCAATGTTTTACTCGGTGTTCGCTCGAAATTAGAATCGGGGGAATACAGCGCTCAAACAATTAAGGCCTATATTGGCCAGTTGAAGATTTTTTTCCGCCACGTTCATCCGCAGGAACCGTACGTGGTGACAGCGGTGGAGATCCGGGATTACCTCAATCAACTGGTTGCAAGCGATTTGTCCCGTTCCACGATCGACCAGGCGGTGAACGCCCTGGATTTTTTCTGTAAATCGACGCTGGGATTTTGGCTGGATTTGAGCGGATTCAAAAGGCCGCCCAAGAAAAAGGCCGCGCCGGCTCTGTTGACCCTGGACGAAGTGAAAAAAATAGCTATCTCAGCGGAGAATCCCAAACACAGGCTCATGATCGAGCTCACTTATACAGCCGGGTTGCGCGTTTCGGAAGTGGTCAACGTGAAAGTCAAACATCTGGATCTGGCAAAGCTCAAATTATTTGTTCCCGATTCCGACAATGAGGGTGAGGGACGGACGACAATTTTTTCTGGCAGTATCCGCGATGCTTTGGCGAGGCAGGTTGGCAACAAAAAACCGGAAGGTCTGCTTTTTCCCAGTGAACGGGGGGGGGCCTTGACGACACGGGCGGTAGCCAAATTTTTCAAGTCGGCCTTGGAAATTTCAGGAGTGAACAAACCTGTGACTCCGCATTCCCTGCGTCATTCGTTTGGGGCGTTCATGCTGAAAAACGGAAACCACCCGAAAGTGGTGAAAAACCTGTTGGGGCTACGCCGGACGATGCCGGTTGCCGGGGCCGTATAG
- a CDS encoding AI-2E family transporter — translation MDQKTNYQTFILTLMISALLTVFLYYSRRVIMPFFVAFALAYLLDPLVDRLENWKLSRTLSVVSLMLVFFALILGACLLIFPLLRLQAENLTKSLPTYIDVVQNWLRPFLEKVAGLDQQKIQEILNEGMARFGELPLKILSFVSTFLWDSLSSLFSVLLMIANLVIIPVVMFYLLRDFDTINEKVLALIPPRFKEKTVETVREVDRVLASFVRGQLMVGLLMGLLYSTGLYVIGTPMSLFIGLVAGLANLVPYLGVIVGFFPAALLTYLQVQEWLPVLWVVGVFGVVQMLEGMVITPRVLGENIGLHPVAVIFAVLLGGELFGLVGIILGVPLVAVLNVLIRRGILHYKKSAFFSP, via the coding sequence ATGGACCAGAAAACAAATTATCAGACGTTCATTCTTACCCTGATGATATCGGCCCTGCTCACGGTTTTTCTTTATTATTCCCGGCGGGTGATCATGCCGTTTTTCGTGGCATTTGCCCTGGCCTATTTGCTGGATCCCTTGGTGGATCGGTTGGAAAACTGGAAGCTGTCCCGAACCTTATCCGTTGTTTCCCTGATGCTGGTTTTCTTTGCATTGATACTGGGCGCGTGCCTCCTGATATTTCCGCTTCTCAGATTGCAGGCCGAAAATCTCACTAAGAGTTTACCAACCTATATCGACGTGGTGCAAAACTGGCTGCGCCCGTTTTTGGAAAAAGTCGCCGGTTTGGATCAGCAGAAAATTCAGGAAATTCTGAACGAAGGCATGGCCCGGTTTGGCGAGCTTCCCTTAAAAATCCTCAGTTTCGTCAGCACGTTTCTCTGGGATTCCCTGTCCAGCCTGTTTAGCGTCCTCCTTATGATTGCCAATCTGGTCATCATTCCCGTTGTGATGTTTTATCTTTTGCGGGATTTTGACACGATCAACGAAAAGGTTCTGGCCCTGATTCCGCCTCGGTTCAAGGAAAAAACCGTGGAGACCGTTCGAGAGGTTGACCGGGTTCTTGCCAGTTTTGTTCGTGGCCAGTTGATGGTGGGGCTTTTGATGGGGTTGCTGTATTCCACAGGCCTTTATGTGATCGGAACTCCCATGAGTCTTTTCATAGGGCTGGTTGCAGGACTGGCAAATCTGGTGCCCTATCTTGGGGTCATCGTTGGGTTTTTTCCCGCCGCCCTGTTGACTTATCTGCAAGTTCAGGAATGGCTGCCGGTTTTGTGGGTGGTGGGTGTGTTTGGCGTGGTGCAGATGCTGGAAGGCATGGTCATCACACCTCGAGTATTGGGCGAAAATATTGGATTGCATCCGGTTGCCGTCATATTTGCGGTCCTCTTAGGCGGCGAGTTATTCGGGCTGGTGGGAATCATTCTGGGCGTGCCGCTGGTGGCGGTGCTCAATGTGTTGATCCGCCGGGGAATTCTGCACTATAAAAAATCCGCATTTTTCAGCCCTTGA
- a CDS encoding pseudouridine synthase: MKIRIQKIIAEAGLASRREAERWVDEGKVKVNDQVVTKLGSLADPAVDKIVVKGKLLPKPQEKSFLILNKPPSCLTTMKDDARDRRTVMEFVKKVPGRVFPVGRLDFNTQGILLFTNDGSLAKKLLDPRYQVERTYQVKVRGVPDEKKLSRMRKGIRLDDIKTSPVNVKVFRTSGKNCILTMTLVEGKNRHIKRICEVIGHPVVKLKRTHFSKLNLTGLPLGSFRFLSPLEIKSLYSSVTKSA, from the coding sequence ATGAAAATACGCATACAAAAAATTATTGCCGAAGCCGGGTTGGCCTCACGCCGGGAAGCGGAACGCTGGGTGGACGAAGGCAAGGTCAAGGTGAACGACCAGGTCGTTACGAAATTGGGGTCCCTGGCCGATCCTGCCGTGGATAAAATTGTGGTTAAGGGAAAGTTACTCCCGAAGCCGCAGGAAAAGTCCTTTCTTATTCTCAACAAGCCCCCGAGTTGCTTGACCACCATGAAAGATGATGCGCGTGACCGGCGAACCGTCATGGAATTCGTGAAAAAGGTGCCGGGGCGGGTGTTTCCTGTCGGGCGATTGGATTTCAACACCCAGGGGATTTTGTTATTCACCAATGACGGCAGTCTCGCCAAAAAATTACTCGATCCCAGGTACCAGGTGGAGCGCACCTATCAGGTCAAAGTCCGGGGCGTTCCCGATGAAAAGAAGCTGAGCCGGATGAGAAAAGGAATTCGTCTGGATGATATTAAAACGTCTCCGGTTAACGTTAAAGTATTCAGGACCAGCGGGAAAAACTGCATTTTGACAATGACACTGGTCGAGGGAAAAAACCGTCATATCAAACGGATTTGTGAAGTGATCGGCCATCCTGTCGTAAAGCTGAAGAGGACCCATTTCAGTAAATTAAACCTGACGGGTCTGCCCCTGGGCAGTTTCCGTTTTCTTTCGCCTCTGGAGATCAAATCTCTTTATAGTTCTGTCACCAAGAGCGCCTGA
- the scpB gene encoding SMC-Scp complex subunit ScpB: MEQENLKAIVENILLASDQPVTVDDLQKTIMNGTEKAALRSILEELQEEYRSRNLQIDEVAEGYQLCTRHEYSDWIRKFLKLDKTTKLSQPSLDTLSIIAYKQPLTKQEVEEVRGVDCGGVIKTLLDKKIIGPGGRKKVPGRPIMYRTTRKFLEYFGLKDLSDLPTLEDLQVELGGESDSSAQAEMDFDNSLAKQTVSDVATTHSDQAVSEDSTEIIFSEEETREPDGDDAASSTDDLEPEI; this comes from the coding sequence TTGGAACAAGAAAATCTAAAAGCCATCGTCGAGAATATTCTCCTGGCTTCCGATCAGCCTGTCACAGTGGATGATCTGCAAAAGACCATCATGAACGGCACGGAAAAGGCGGCTCTCCGATCCATTCTGGAGGAATTGCAGGAGGAATATCGGTCCCGGAATCTTCAGATTGATGAAGTGGCGGAAGGTTACCAGTTATGCACCCGTCATGAATATTCCGACTGGATTCGGAAATTTCTCAAGCTTGATAAAACCACCAAGCTGTCCCAGCCGAGTCTTGATACTCTGTCTATCATTGCTTACAAGCAACCTCTCACCAAGCAGGAAGTGGAAGAGGTGCGCGGCGTCGACTGCGGTGGCGTGATCAAAACGCTTTTGGACAAAAAAATCATCGGACCTGGGGGCAGGAAAAAAGTTCCCGGTCGGCCGATCATGTATCGAACGACCCGAAAATTTCTCGAATATTTCGGGTTGAAGGATTTGAGCGATCTGCCTACGTTGGAGGACTTACAGGTAGAGCTCGGCGGTGAGTCGGATTCCAGCGCTCAAGCTGAAATGGACTTTGACAATTCTCTTGCGAAGCAAACCGTATCGGACGTTGCCACTACCCATTCCGATCAGGCGGTGAGCGAAGACTCAACTGAAATAATATTCTCTGAAGAGGAAACCCGAGAGCCTGATGGAGACGATGCGGCTTCCTCAACGGATGATTTGGAACCAGAAATTTGA
- a CDS encoding 2'-deoxycytidine 5'-triphosphate deaminase codes for MQPVTTNSPASMDLLEVLKGKRGYLPFQMIEMACQEGYIHSEVPINPSQFQPVSVDLRLGPKAYRIQCSFLPENDTVEEKLKDVTLYEFDISGDGGILEKGAIYLIPLMEEVNFPPSMFGLANPKSSTGRLDMFTRVIIDRGHRFDEIRKEYNGKLYLEIIPRSFPVKVKAGLSLNQLRIGVVSSATLGNQGLEPEYRKSPILFDGNGFAIPYNLIKVKEGIYISVELSGKHKEDIIAYKAKTNSSVIDLSKINHYRAGDFWEPIYRTRNDRLILEPECFYIMMSKEKICIAPNLLAEMVAYEPNSGELRTHYAGFFDPGFGWAAEETRLNLGTHAVMEVRPHDVPFLVEDGQTFCRLKFEKVIETPTKIYGKTIHSNYHSQELALSKYFKNDC; via the coding sequence ATGCAGCCTGTGACAACAAATTCTCCGGCCAGTATGGACCTTCTCGAGGTTTTGAAGGGCAAACGCGGCTATCTGCCTTTCCAGATGATCGAAATGGCTTGCCAGGAAGGTTACATTCATTCGGAAGTTCCGATAAACCCTTCCCAGTTCCAGCCGGTGAGCGTGGATTTACGGTTGGGACCCAAGGCGTACCGCATCCAGTGCAGTTTTTTGCCTGAAAACGATACGGTGGAAGAGAAGCTCAAGGATGTCACACTGTATGAGTTCGATATATCAGGGGATGGAGGCATTCTCGAAAAGGGAGCGATTTACTTGATTCCGCTCATGGAGGAGGTGAATTTCCCCCCCTCCATGTTTGGGCTGGCCAATCCGAAAAGTTCCACCGGGCGGCTGGATATGTTCACCCGGGTGATCATTGACCGGGGGCACCGCTTCGATGAAATCCGCAAGGAATATAACGGCAAGTTGTATCTGGAGATCATTCCCCGGTCGTTTCCCGTCAAGGTCAAAGCCGGTCTGTCTCTCAATCAGTTGAGGATTGGAGTTGTCTCTTCAGCCACATTGGGAAACCAGGGGCTGGAGCCTGAATACAGAAAATCTCCCATTTTGTTCGATGGCAATGGCTTTGCCATTCCTTATAATTTAATCAAGGTTAAGGAAGGGATTTACATCAGCGTCGAATTATCCGGAAAACACAAAGAAGACATCATCGCCTACAAAGCCAAGACCAATTCCAGCGTGATTGATTTATCAAAAATAAATCATTACCGCGCGGGAGATTTTTGGGAACCCATTTATCGGACCCGAAACGACCGTTTGATCCTGGAGCCGGAATGTTTCTACATCATGATGTCGAAAGAAAAAATCTGCATTGCTCCCAACCTGCTTGCGGAAATGGTCGCCTATGAGCCCAACAGCGGAGAATTGCGCACGCATTACGCTGGTTTTTTCGACCCCGGCTTTGGTTGGGCGGCAGAGGAGACGCGCCTCAATCTTGGCACCCATGCGGTGATGGAAGTGCGTCCGCACGATGTTCCCTTCCTGGTGGAAGATGGGCAAACGTTTTGCCGTTTGAAATTTGAAAAAGTGATTGAAACGCCAACCAAAATTTATGGAAAAACCATCCACTCCAATTATCATTCCCAGGAGTTGGCGCTCAGCAAGTATTTTAAAAATGATTGTTAA
- a CDS encoding zinc ribbon domain-containing protein: MPLYEYFCEDCQKEFTLLQSASVNKDETTCSECGSSEVNYKFSTFASKTQKVTKSVNRTPVTEKDYPNKDVFKLPIPRLRSEL, translated from the coding sequence ATGCCTTTGTACGAGTATTTCTGTGAAGATTGCCAAAAAGAGTTCACTCTTTTGCAGTCTGCCAGCGTCAATAAAGACGAAACCACCTGCTCGGAGTGCGGGTCATCCGAGGTGAATTATAAATTTTCCACCTTTGCCTCCAAAACCCAGAAAGTGACAAAATCTGTCAATAGAACCCCCGTGACAGAAAAGGATTACCCAAACAAAGACGTGTTCAAATTGCCCATTCCCCGGCTGAGATCAGAACTATAA
- a CDS encoding tetratricopeptide repeat protein, with product MSAKKNKFKNTSAHKNVGSPTVIHPVKRFGVPVLSVAVLAVGLWALMELSTPSSNLVPYDSVKQVKNDTSEEPSNEKKPEKVSTEMERNISDLVKQASNTPEPRSQLPRATLEHIANGMDLTEQGKYNQADAEFGEAAKISPDSHEVYSIWGAALKMQKKYKGANRKFAKAHTLAPADSEIIFNWAMSTLEQRDSDEAIRLFTKSVEMEPSNYLAYNYLGKAYGQKKFYDDEIASYEKAISMNPQFAPPHFNLGVVLSIQKKFEKAAPHFEKAIEIDKSFEKPFVVQMLTALGRYKTDKSKPAKTGDAKPEPVQEAKVDIGAEVKKTLEQKSEGSGSDHKMEEGSKNVKDTTTVKGRVLVNGAPLSPLGVVFLETKSKLRAPEQKKQAMTVKQSSLQFFPKHNIVSVGSTVTFANEDREVHNIYSKSRNNQFNLGAMAAGAAKTITLDQPGPIVLRCNMHKDMIGTIFVVPNGYYTHTDAKGEYSFTDVKSQGYLLEYWHPQLIPDEVETHMKQVDLKGVDQSVNFDIKSASQPGEIHDLVDPTDYNTIVDNIEKEVLQAIADWKAGKKTIPRKRMLMAITKHYDGEGLKGALAKSFSQKRSMGLEKKLDEIRKEISGIGVSKGDVTEESLTSKAKFVITQLRNNVQELEARLNPDFNKKENSKE from the coding sequence ATGAGCGCTAAAAAAAATAAATTTAAAAACACATCTGCCCATAAAAACGTTGGATCACCCACAGTCATCCACCCTGTAAAGCGATTCGGTGTTCCCGTTTTGTCGGTGGCGGTCCTTGCCGTTGGCCTTTGGGCTTTAATGGAACTTTCCACTCCATCCAGCAACCTGGTTCCTTATGATTCGGTCAAGCAGGTAAAAAATGACACCTCGGAAGAACCGTCTAACGAAAAAAAGCCGGAAAAAGTGTCCACCGAAATGGAAAGAAATATTTCGGATTTGGTGAAGCAAGCGTCCAACACCCCGGAGCCAAGAAGCCAGCTGCCGCGTGCAACCCTGGAGCACATTGCTAACGGAATGGATTTGACGGAGCAAGGGAAATACAACCAGGCCGATGCCGAGTTTGGTGAAGCCGCTAAAATCAGCCCCGACTCGCATGAAGTGTATTCTATTTGGGGCGCGGCCCTGAAGATGCAGAAAAAATACAAGGGCGCCAACAGGAAATTTGCAAAGGCTCATACATTGGCCCCTGCAGACTCGGAAATCATTTTCAACTGGGCGATGTCGACGCTGGAACAACGCGATTCCGACGAAGCCATTCGCCTGTTTACAAAATCAGTTGAAATGGAGCCCAGCAACTACCTGGCCTACAATTACCTCGGCAAAGCCTACGGACAGAAAAAATTCTATGACGACGAAATTGCCAGCTACGAAAAAGCCATCTCCATGAACCCCCAATTTGCCCCGCCGCATTTCAACCTCGGTGTGGTGCTCAGCATTCAAAAGAAGTTTGAAAAAGCCGCCCCGCATTTTGAAAAAGCCATAGAAATTGACAAAAGCTTTGAAAAACCGTTTGTTGTACAAATGCTCACGGCTTTGGGTCGCTATAAAACAGACAAATCCAAACCGGCAAAAACGGGAGACGCCAAACCCGAGCCTGTGCAGGAAGCCAAAGTGGATATTGGCGCAGAAGTAAAAAAAACGTTGGAGCAGAAATCTGAAGGGTCTGGATCCGATCACAAGATGGAAGAAGGGTCCAAGAATGTCAAGGACACCACAACTGTTAAAGGCAGGGTGCTGGTCAACGGAGCGCCGCTTTCCCCTCTGGGCGTGGTGTTTCTGGAAACCAAATCCAAATTAAGAGCCCCCGAACAGAAGAAACAGGCCATGACCGTCAAGCAAAGCAGTCTTCAGTTTTTCCCTAAACATAATATCGTTTCTGTCGGGTCTACTGTCACCTTTGCCAATGAAGACCGGGAAGTCCACAATATTTATTCAAAATCCAGGAACAATCAGTTCAATCTGGGGGCTATGGCCGCCGGCGCCGCCAAGACCATCACTCTCGATCAGCCGGGCCCCATCGTTTTGCGCTGTAATATGCATAAAGATATGATCGGCACCATTTTCGTCGTGCCCAACGGCTACTACACGCACACCGATGCAAAAGGGGAATACTCCTTCACCGACGTTAAAAGCCAGGGCTACCTCCTCGAATACTGGCACCCACAGCTGATCCCGGATGAAGTCGAAACCCACATGAAGCAAGTGGATTTAAAAGGCGTGGATCAATCCGTCAATTTCGATATTAAATCAGCGTCACAACCGGGGGAAATCCATGATCTGGTGGACCCCACGGATTACAACACCATTGTCGACAATATCGAAAAAGAAGTTCTTCAAGCCATTGCGGACTGGAAAGCGGGAAAAAAAACCATCCCCAGAAAACGCATGTTGATGGCCATCACCAAACATTACGACGGTGAAGGACTCAAAGGCGCTCTCGCCAAGAGCTTCAGTCAGAAGAGAAGCATGGGTTTGGAAAAGAAATTGGATGAAATCCGTAAAGAAATCTCGGGAATTGGAGTTTCCAAGGGGGATGTCACTGAGGAATCGCTCACCAGCAAGGCAAAATTTGTCATCACGCAACTGCGCAATAACGTGCAGGAACTTGAGGCCCGTTTGAATCCGGATTTTAACAAAAAAGAAAATTCTAAAGAATAA